The proteins below are encoded in one region of Maridesulfovibrio ferrireducens:
- a CDS encoding CopG family ribbon-helix-helix protein, protein MISDEPNSEVVKLRMTSEMKERIEKQAQATKRSKAFLFGEAISRSLDVNEWQVKAIQEGLDEARSPEGKWTLHEDVEAKYFED, encoded by the coding sequence ATGATAAGCGATGAACCTAATAGTGAAGTAGTAAAACTTCGTATGACTTCGGAAATGAAAGAGCGAATCGAAAAACAGGCTCAGGCAACTAAACGATCAAAGGCATTTCTGTTTGGTGAAGCTATATCCAGATCTCTTGATGTGAATGAATGGCAGGTAAAGGCTATTCAGGAAGGGCTAGACGAGGCCAGAAGCCCAGAGGGCAAGTGGACCTTACATGAAGACGTAGAGGCAAAGTATTTCGAGGATTAA
- a CDS encoding type II toxin-antitoxin system RelE/ParE family toxin encodes MKRFERAVQDLDSIYEYISQDDPKSAKKVASAILSNVKRLEQHPQIGRAGRVPGTRELIVLKGAYLVAYCCNEDVEILRVLRHSQDWRGVLE; translated from the coding sequence ATTAAAAGGTTTGAACGGGCCGTTCAGGATTTGGATTCAATTTACGAATATATAAGCCAAGATGATCCGAAGTCAGCGAAGAAAGTTGCTTCGGCTATTTTGAGTAATGTGAAGAGGTTGGAGCAGCATCCCCAAATAGGTCGAGCAGGCAGAGTACCGGGAACTCGTGAGTTGATTGTGCTTAAAGGGGCGTATCTTGTGGCTTACTGCTGTAATGAAGATGTCGAGATTTTGAGAGTGCTGCGGCATAGTCAGGATTGGCGGGGTGTTTTGGAGTAG
- a CDS encoding type II toxin-antitoxin system RelB/DinJ family antitoxin has protein sequence MPAKSSMIHVRVDPVVKAEAAEALSGVGLSLSDAVRILLTRIAKEGGLPAGLTCNQEEHDRWFKAKVQAALEDTSPTIAHSQVMDEAEELLATLGRDK, from the coding sequence ATGCCAGCTAAATCATCTATGATTCATGTCCGTGTTGATCCGGTTGTAAAGGCCGAGGCCGCAGAAGCGTTGTCAGGAGTGGGACTTAGTCTCTCTGATGCGGTAAGAATTCTTTTAACCAGAATCGCAAAAGAGGGTGGTTTGCCCGCTGGACTTACCTGCAATCAGGAAGAACATGACCGTTGGTTTAAGGCAAAAGTTCAGGCCGCACTTGAAGATACCAGTCCGACCATTGCACACAGTCAGGTAATGGATGAGGCTGAGGAGTTGTTGGCAACGCTGGGTAGAGATAAATAA
- a CDS encoding Fic family protein: protein MIKLPYGIDLETVPVLKALNKASRALAELKGEALTIPNEEILINTLTLQEAKESSAIENIVTTQDDLYRSAVDENFENVAAKEVKSYAAALRYGFSCVRDRGGLSLNMIKEIQKNMEPNKGGFRRVPGTSLKDNAGNIVYTPPQNGVEVDELMANLEIYINDDKLEDIDPLIKMALVHYQFESIHPFYDGNGRTGRIINILYLVLKGLIDTPVLYLSRYIIDNKSDYYRLLQEVRDINGYEAWIVWMLKGVEETARTTIRMVKEIRELMDEYKRDIRKNTNIYSRELLETLFMHPYTKISYLSSRMQVHRNTAASHLNTLADAGLLIKLKSGRENYYVNSKLYAVFSHGAVS, encoded by the coding sequence ATGATTAAACTTCCCTATGGTATTGATTTAGAAACAGTGCCTGTTCTCAAAGCTTTGAATAAAGCCAGCCGTGCATTGGCTGAACTTAAGGGAGAAGCTCTTACTATTCCAAATGAGGAAATCCTCATCAATACTCTTACCCTGCAAGAAGCAAAAGAAAGTTCCGCTATTGAGAACATAGTTACGACTCAAGACGATTTATATAGATCTGCAGTAGATGAAAATTTTGAGAATGTTGCTGCTAAAGAAGTTAAAAGCTACGCCGCCGCTCTTCGGTATGGCTTTAGCTGTGTTCGTGATCGTGGTGGTTTGAGCCTGAACATGATTAAAGAAATCCAGAAAAACATGGAGCCCAATAAAGGTGGTTTTCGTAGAGTTCCTGGCACTTCTCTTAAGGATAACGCTGGTAACATCGTCTATACCCCTCCGCAAAATGGCGTAGAAGTCGATGAGTTGATGGCTAATCTTGAAATTTATATTAATGATGACAAGCTTGAAGATATCGACCCACTTATCAAAATGGCTCTTGTTCATTATCAGTTTGAGTCCATTCATCCCTTTTATGATGGAAACGGAAGAACTGGACGCATTATCAATATTCTCTATCTTGTCTTAAAAGGTTTGATTGATACCCCCGTTCTCTATCTATCGCGATATATCATTGATAATAAAAGCGACTACTATCGGCTATTACAAGAAGTGCGTGACATAAATGGTTACGAAGCATGGATTGTGTGGATGCTGAAAGGGGTGGAAGAAACAGCTCGTACAACTATCCGTATGGTGAAAGAAATTCGTGAGCTTATGGACGAGTATAAAAGAGATATTCGTAAAAATACAAATATTTATAGTCGGGAACTACTCGAAACACTCTTTATGCACCCTTATACGAAGATCAGCTATTTAAGTAGTAGAATGCAGGTGCATAGAAATACTGCGGCATCACATTTAAATACTCTCGCTGACGCAGGACTTTTAATTAAATTGAAATCGGGGCGTGAAAATTACTACGTTAATTCAAAGCTTTATGCTGTTTTTTCTCATGGTGCAGTCTCGTAA
- a CDS encoding type II toxin-antitoxin system RelE/ParE family toxin: MLQIHWKEDARKDLLSILGFIGEDNPEAARKLKLDLEARVDGLLEFPKAYKAGRVAGTREMVLSANYIVVYAESSDQIIILRILHAARMYP; this comes from the coding sequence ATGTTGCAAATCCACTGGAAAGAAGATGCCAGAAAAGATTTATTGTCTATACTCGGTTTTATCGGGGAGGATAATCCAGAGGCCGCTCGCAAGTTGAAACTTGATTTAGAGGCAAGAGTCGATGGATTGCTTGAATTCCCCAAGGCTTACAAGGCCGGGCGAGTGGCTGGAACTCGTGAGATGGTTCTATCTGCGAATTATATTGTGGTTTATGCGGAAAGCTCTGATCAGATAATTATTTTAAGAATTTTGCATGCTGCGCGAATGTATCCGTAA
- a CDS encoding endonuclease/exonuclease/phosphatase family protein, producing MRLISWNCQMAFRKKLATILSNNPDILIVPESEQPTKVDFERENFECFSSVWIGDNPSKGLGIYSFNKYTVRLHDSYTDKFKYIAPIEVTYNDSRFIIIAVWAMPCKIDRNQRYIGQVYRALEFYSNLINKDTILVGDFNWNLSFDKDKKTENFKDVVNFLSKKNMVSLYHHNSGEDFGYESKDTFFMQKKANKGYHIDYCCVGKRWLENKIKFGVENFLEWSKMSDHVPIIFESCG from the coding sequence GTGCGATTAATTTCTTGGAATTGTCAGATGGCGTTTAGAAAAAAACTCGCAACAATCTTAAGTAATAACCCAGATATTTTGATTGTACCTGAAAGTGAACAACCAACAAAAGTAGATTTTGAGCGTGAAAATTTTGAATGTTTTAGTTCTGTATGGATCGGGGACAATCCAAGCAAAGGATTAGGTATATATTCATTTAATAAATATACCGTGCGCCTTCATGATAGTTATACAGATAAGTTTAAATACATTGCTCCTATTGAAGTTACATATAATGATTCTAGATTTATAATTATAGCAGTTTGGGCTATGCCTTGCAAAATTGATCGTAATCAACGCTACATCGGACAAGTTTATAGAGCTTTAGAATTTTATAGTAATCTAATCAATAAAGACACCATTTTGGTTGGTGATTTTAATTGGAACCTCTCTTTTGACAAAGATAAAAAAACTGAAAATTTTAAAGATGTCGTTAATTTTTTATCAAAAAAAAATATGGTTAGCCTTTATCATCACAATTCAGGAGAAGATTTTGGGTATGAATCTAAGGACACCTTTTTCATGCAGAAAAAAGCCAACAAAGGATATCATATTGATTATTGTTGCGTTGGTAAACGTTGGCTAGAAAATAAGATTAAGTTTGGTGTAGAAAACTTTTTAGAATGGTCTAAGATGAGCGATCATGTCCCTATTATATTTGAAAGTTGTGGTTAG
- a CDS encoding double-cubane-cluster-containing anaerobic reductase, with protein sequence MNLKPFISFSELSIAELDAWQEEGNKIAGVYCIYAPNELIRAAGVVPVSLCGKKQAPIKEAERELPVSLCPLIKSSYGYAITDTCPFFTFSDILIAETTCDGKKKMYELMSKLKPLHLMHLPHTQTGTAPLKYWMDGLRELEKFLFERSGIKVTEEELHNQIVIQNKIRRELYNLAVMAADERSPLNAKEMLTVQESKSFVVHPEKYLASLITLRTELEEYLKQPDLPINRGLRILMTGCPMGKGSDKAIVIAEELGARVVCMENCSGLKGVTLSVDETGDPYEALARRYLQVPCSCMTPNPHRPESIKEMVDIFKVDAVVDMTWLGCHTYNAESTTLRRYVEEELELPFLHIETDYSESDIEQLRTRIEAFVELSE encoded by the coding sequence ATGAACTTGAAACCTTTCATTTCTTTTTCAGAACTTAGTATTGCAGAACTGGATGCATGGCAGGAAGAAGGCAATAAAATTGCCGGAGTATACTGTATCTACGCGCCCAATGAGCTTATTCGTGCCGCCGGGGTTGTGCCTGTCAGTCTTTGCGGCAAGAAACAAGCCCCGATTAAGGAGGCCGAGCGAGAGCTTCCTGTCAGCCTATGTCCGTTGATAAAATCTAGCTACGGATACGCAATAACGGACACGTGTCCTTTCTTTACTTTTTCAGACATCCTGATTGCGGAAACGACCTGTGACGGCAAAAAGAAGATGTATGAATTGATGAGTAAGTTGAAACCGCTACATCTGATGCACCTTCCGCACACACAGACGGGAACAGCTCCTTTAAAATACTGGATGGATGGATTACGCGAACTGGAAAAGTTTCTGTTCGAACGTTCCGGTATAAAAGTCACAGAAGAAGAGCTTCACAACCAGATCGTTATCCAAAATAAAATACGCCGGGAATTATATAATCTGGCAGTTATGGCTGCGGATGAAAGATCGCCCTTGAACGCAAAGGAAATGCTTACTGTACAAGAAAGCAAAAGTTTTGTTGTACATCCTGAAAAATATCTCGCCAGCTTGATCACATTGCGCACTGAACTTGAAGAATATTTGAAACAGCCGGATTTACCGATTAATCGGGGGCTTCGCATATTGATGACGGGTTGCCCCATGGGCAAAGGGTCAGACAAGGCAATTGTTATTGCGGAGGAGCTGGGCGCCCGTGTCGTTTGCATGGAAAACTGCTCCGGTTTGAAAGGTGTGACCTTGTCTGTAGATGAAACAGGTGATCCATATGAAGCTCTTGCCCGTCGTTATTTGCAGGTTCCATGCTCTTGCATGACTCCTAATCCACATAGACCTGAATCCATCAAAGAAATGGTTGATATTTTTAAGGTGGATGCCGTTGTCGATATGACTTGGCTCGGTTGTCATACATATAATGCTGAATCTACGACCTTGCGCCGCTATGTTGAGGAAGAGCTTGAACTTCCTTTTTTACATATTGAAACAGATTATTCGGAATCAGACATAGAACAACTGCGAACACGGATTGAAGCGTTTGTGGAACTTTCAGAATAA